One window of the Candidatus Zixiibacteriota bacterium genome contains the following:
- a CDS encoding FAD-dependent oxidoreductase: MKPEKTTSDFVIVGGVAAGPKTAAVLARRLPNASITLFQKGERLSYASCGLPYFASGDIDSIDSLMRTSYGVQRDRIFFRDTKSFSVVTGAEIIRIDRNKKAITIKDTASGETYNHNYGKLILATGARPNPLPFPVPDSPLIRHFTTPDDALQFRSLAERGKIGKAAIIGGGFIGCEVAEATGGIWGIETTLIEKEENLLPYIFDPEIAAVIERELTRKGIIVKTAAEIKEVTVGADSPLALHLSTGEIISSDYLFLCLGVRPETVLAKEAGLEIGRSGGIKVNRHLQTSDPDIYAGGDCIESTHRLTGAPIFLPMGSLANRHGWVIAENLAGNPTEFNGVLGAFLLKVFDLNVGAVGLSESSSLRSGIEADSVVGSFADKPDYYPESKSLTAKMVYEKSGGRLLGLQVVGAGDICRRIDLFSSFLLWQARLPDLLSFEHGYAPPYAEALDPLHQLASLALAQRRGLKVLKPADCHSGHPLCLDVREESEFMMDNVERGVDLAPEVLNIPLGSLRARLDELPRDRKIIVVCKRGPRSYQAALILTAAGFKDVAILGGGVQGLL; this comes from the coding sequence ATGAAACCTGAAAAAACCACTTCTGATTTTGTCATTGTCGGCGGTGTCGCCGCCGGTCCCAAGACTGCCGCCGTCCTTGCCCGACGTCTGCCGAATGCCTCCATCACTCTCTTTCAAAAAGGCGAGCGGCTCTCCTACGCCTCTTGTGGTCTCCCCTATTTTGCCTCAGGCGATATCGACAGCATCGATTCTCTGATGCGGACATCATACGGCGTTCAGCGTGACCGGATTTTTTTTCGCGATACCAAAAGTTTTTCTGTTGTCACCGGCGCTGAAATCATTCGGATTGACCGCAATAAGAAAGCTATAACGATAAAGGATACCGCTTCTGGTGAAACTTATAATCATAACTACGGCAAATTAATCCTGGCGACCGGAGCCCGACCGAACCCGCTTCCTTTTCCTGTCCCCGATTCGCCGCTGATTAGACATTTTACCACACCTGATGATGCCCTCCAGTTCCGTTCCCTGGCGGAAAGAGGGAAAATCGGAAAAGCGGCAATTATTGGCGGCGGATTCATCGGATGCGAAGTTGCCGAGGCTACCGGCGGCATCTGGGGCATTGAAACGACTCTCATTGAAAAAGAAGAGAACCTTCTACCCTATATCTTTGACCCGGAAATCGCGGCCGTTATTGAAAGAGAGTTGACCCGCAAGGGAATTATCGTCAAGACTGCCGCGGAAATTAAAGAAGTCACAGTCGGCGCCGATTCCCCGCTCGCGCTGCATCTTTCCACTGGAGAGATTATCTCTTCCGACTATCTCTTTCTTTGTCTGGGCGTAAGGCCGGAAACCGTCCTGGCTAAAGAAGCCGGTCTGGAAATAGGCCGCAGTGGCGGCATCAAAGTCAACCGCCACCTTCAAACCAGTGACCCCGATATTTATGCCGGCGGCGATTGTATCGAATCGACACATCGGCTCACCGGCGCGCCGATTTTCCTTCCTATGGGCTCTCTCGCCAATCGGCATGGCTGGGTAATTGCGGAAAACCTCGCCGGAAATCCGACCGAGTTCAACGGTGTCCTGGGAGCCTTTCTGCTCAAAGTCTTTGACCTGAATGTCGGCGCCGTTGGGCTGTCGGAATCATCATCGCTCAGAAGCGGGATTGAAGCTGACTCCGTTGTGGGAAGTTTCGCCGATAAACCGGACTACTATCCGGAAAGCAAGTCATTGACGGCAAAAATGGTCTATGAAAAATCTGGCGGCAGGCTGCTTGGATTGCAGGTCGTTGGAGCCGGGGATATTTGCCGACGAATCGATCTCTTCTCTTCCTTTCTTTTGTGGCAGGCAAGACTTCCTGACCTTCTCTCGTTCGAACATGGATATGCCCCTCCCTATGCCGAAGCCCTCGACCCGCTTCATCAACTGGCATCTCTGGCGCTGGCGCAAAGACGCGGATTGAAAGTCCTCAAACCTGCTGACTGCCATTCCGGCCATCCCCTCTGCCTTGATGTCCGCGAAGAATCGGAATTTATGATGGATAATGTCGAACGCGGGGTTGATTTGGCACCCGAAGTCCTCAATATTCCGCTGGGGTCGCTCCGTGCCCGGCTGGATGAACTGCCGCGCGACCGAAAAATAATTGTTGTCTGTAAACGCGGTCCCCGCTCTTATCAGGCGGCGCTGATTTTGACTGCTGCCGGGTTCAAAGACGTCGCCATACTCGGCGGCGGGGTGCAGGGATTACTCTGA
- the hemA gene encoding glutamyl-tRNA reductase: MNNWHLYLCGISHKNSSQSLREPLQFQPDQLARANTCFSQIHGVRESLILSTCNRIEFYFTAGSRHDPLAIVAKFYESFCQLGIDSVLPQFYLKKDKHTADHLFRVAAGLDSMVIGENQIVSQLKDAYSSACAVKTAGKVIHRLFHQAFRTGKQVRTDTDMGKGACSVSSAAVELIRERLGELDGVKVLMIGVNQMIALAAEGLSAAGCNNFVFANRTPGKAALLAARFGGEVCSLDTLTEALSRVDLVFTCTASSEPLLTDAVMDKVREKISSTRLTIVDIALPRDTAITLEKFPGLEIFDLDAVKHFVETEQVKRELAIPQAEEIIGRKLEQFTYWFTHIRQEPIYNGLEDTFELIRREESESLLERLPDNLREEFDAAFRRLTARLLQMHIRASQPSQKTE, translated from the coding sequence ATGAATAACTGGCATCTATATCTCTGCGGCATCAGTCACAAGAATTCATCGCAATCGCTCCGGGAACCGTTGCAGTTTCAACCCGACCAGTTAGCTCGCGCTAATACTTGTTTCAGTCAGATTCATGGCGTCAGGGAATCGCTTATCCTGTCCACCTGCAATCGGATTGAATTTTATTTCACCGCCGGAAGTCGTCATGACCCCCTTGCCATTGTTGCCAAATTCTATGAGTCATTTTGTCAGCTCGGTATCGATTCCGTCCTGCCGCAATTTTATCTCAAGAAGGATAAGCATACCGCAGACCATCTCTTCCGGGTCGCCGCCGGGCTCGATTCGATGGTCATCGGCGAGAATCAAATAGTCAGTCAACTGAAAGATGCTTACAGCTCCGCCTGCGCTGTCAAGACCGCCGGCAAGGTAATCCACCGACTTTTTCACCAGGCTTTCCGAACCGGTAAACAGGTTCGTACCGATACCGATATGGGCAAAGGCGCCTGCTCGGTCAGTTCCGCCGCGGTGGAATTGATAAGAGAGAGATTGGGAGAACTCGACGGCGTTAAAGTTCTTATGATTGGTGTAAATCAGATGATCGCCCTCGCCGCAGAGGGGCTGAGCGCCGCCGGTTGCAACAATTTTGTTTTTGCCAACCGCACCCCGGGAAAAGCCGCCCTCCTTGCTGCCAGATTCGGCGGCGAGGTCTGCTCTCTTGATACCCTTACGGAGGCTCTGTCCAGGGTGGACCTGGTTTTTACCTGCACTGCCTCGTCTGAGCCGCTCCTGACTGATGCCGTTATGGACAAGGTCCGGGAAAAAATCTCTTCCACGCGCCTTACCATCGTCGATATCGCTCTCCCGCGCGACACTGCCATCACCCTGGAAAAATTCCCCGGTCTTGAAATATTTGACCTCGACGCCGTCAAACATTTCGTAGAAACTGAGCAGGTCAAACGGGAGTTGGCGATTCCTCAGGCGGAAGAGATTATCGGGCGTAAGCTGGAGCAGTTTACTTACTGGTTTACTCACATCCGCCAGGAGCCTATATATAACGGGCTGGAGGATACCTTTGAATTAATTCGCAGAGAAGAATCAGAGTCGCTGCTGGAGCGTCTGCCGGATAATCTTCGCGAGGAATTTGACGCCGCCTTTCGACGTCTTACCGCGCGCCTTTTGCAGATGCATATTCGCGCCTCACAACCATCACAGAAAACGGAGTGA
- a CDS encoding bifunctional precorrin-2 dehydrogenase/sirohydrochlorin ferrochelatase: protein MTYKYLPVSLSLEGKRCLVVGGGNVALRKIETLLEYNAALTVVAIEPVEKLNYYAEKGKLRLEKREYQSPEASRYDIVIAASDSLESNQVVARDCREAHVPINAVDNPDLCDFIFPAILRRDCLTVAVSTDGKAPFLSGHLRLILDSVFPERWAKIAHYAAQFRNMVFSRWKDNRTMKLKAYGRFLDADWKQMTNDLDDSQIEIALEKMLEE from the coding sequence ATGACATACAAATATCTTCCTGTCAGTCTTTCTCTTGAAGGAAAGCGCTGCCTGGTCGTCGGGGGCGGCAATGTGGCGCTGCGCAAAATAGAGACTCTTCTGGAATACAATGCCGCTCTCACCGTCGTTGCCATTGAGCCGGTGGAAAAACTTAACTACTACGCTGAAAAGGGGAAGTTGAGGCTGGAAAAGCGTGAGTATCAGTCCCCGGAGGCATCGCGCTATGACATCGTTATTGCCGCATCAGATTCGTTGGAGTCCAATCAGGTTGTCGCCCGCGACTGCCGCGAGGCGCATGTTCCCATTAATGCCGTCGATAACCCCGACCTGTGCGATTTTATCTTTCCGGCGATTCTGCGGCGCGACTGCCTTACCGTGGCGGTCTCTACCGACGGCAAAGCACCTTTCCTTTCCGGACATTTGCGGCTGATTCTCGATTCGGTCTTCCCGGAGCGTTGGGCAAAAATCGCGCACTATGCCGCGCAGTTCCGCAATATGGTCTTCTCGCGCTGGAAAGACAACCGCACTATGAAATTGAAAGCCTACGGGCGGTTCCTTGACGCCGACTGGAAACAGATGACTAACGACCTTGATGACAGTCAGATTGAAATCGCCCTTGAAAAAATGCTGGAGGAGTGA
- the cobA gene encoding uroporphyrinogen-III C-methyltransferase, with amino-acid sequence MNNGKTGAVFLIGAGPGDPDLITVKGKLLLETCDVVVYDNLVPDELVVSLPYGREKYYVGKRAGKHCYSQEDINHLLLKLALEGKNVARLKGSDPLVFGRGGEEAKFLKKNGIKFEIVPGLTSGIAGPEYAGIPPTDRELSSFVLLVTGHKAREKEASNVPWDWVARAKGGTIAVYMGVTEINRIVSTLLESGMNPETPAAVIERATYPSQRILTASLKTLPSVVIENKIKPPALFVFGETIRLQPVVEWLSHKPLLGLRVMITRAADQSQEMYRNFRWLGAEVLTYPTIATVPFQDRAAWQSLSEIRSATKWLAFTSSSGVRNFIGQFTEYFSDIRRLAEYRIAALGTGTARVLSRYSLRPDFIPSRSVVSEFAAQLGAAIGDVDTTVIRVRGELSDKTFEEILTGKNIPALPLTVYRTLFTEWPDDFKDKLFEFPPSVIIFTSETTVDGILKNLTTEEFTQLARQATIVSMGQATAARLRQMGIKIALEPKGQSIQSLIDELSRHLKSER; translated from the coding sequence ATGAATAACGGCAAGACTGGCGCCGTTTTCTTAATCGGCGCCGGACCGGGTGACCCCGACCTTATCACCGTCAAGGGGAAACTTCTTCTGGAAACCTGCGACGTGGTTGTTTACGACAATCTTGTCCCTGATGAACTGGTTGTCTCTCTGCCGTACGGAAGGGAAAAATATTATGTCGGCAAACGCGCCGGCAAACATTGTTATTCCCAGGAGGATATCAATCATCTTCTCCTGAAATTAGCCCTGGAGGGAAAAAATGTCGCCCGTCTCAAGGGAAGCGACCCGCTGGTCTTTGGCCGCGGCGGCGAAGAAGCCAAATTCCTCAAGAAAAATGGAATCAAGTTTGAAATCGTCCCCGGCTTGACTTCCGGTATCGCCGGTCCAGAATATGCCGGTATCCCCCCAACCGACCGGGAACTTAGCTCTTTTGTGCTTCTGGTGACCGGTCATAAGGCTCGTGAAAAAGAGGCTTCCAATGTCCCCTGGGACTGGGTCGCCCGGGCAAAAGGAGGAACCATTGCTGTCTATATGGGGGTCACTGAAATCAACCGGATAGTTTCGACCCTGCTGGAGTCGGGTATGAACCCCGAGACTCCCGCGGCAGTAATTGAGAGAGCCACTTATCCCTCTCAGCGAATCCTCACCGCTTCTCTGAAAACACTCCCTTCCGTCGTGATTGAAAACAAAATCAAACCACCGGCGCTGTTTGTATTCGGTGAGACCATCAGATTGCAGCCGGTGGTGGAATGGCTCTCCCATAAACCGCTTCTCGGACTCCGGGTGATGATTACCCGCGCCGCGGACCAGTCGCAGGAAATGTATCGCAATTTCCGATGGTTAGGCGCTGAAGTGCTGACCTATCCCACCATAGCCACTGTCCCCTTCCAAGACCGCGCCGCATGGCAGTCTCTTAGCGAAATCCGTTCCGCCACAAAGTGGCTGGCATTCACCAGCAGCTCCGGAGTCCGCAATTTCATAGGGCAATTCACCGAATACTTCAGCGATATCCGCCGTCTCGCCGAATACCGGATTGCCGCCCTCGGTACAGGTACCGCCCGCGTCCTCAGCAGGTACAGTCTCCGGCCTGATTTCATTCCCAGCCGTTCGGTGGTATCGGAATTTGCCGCTCAGCTGGGTGCCGCCATTGGTGACGTCGATACCACGGTCATACGGGTTCGGGGTGAGCTCTCCGATAAAACCTTTGAAGAGATTTTGACCGGCAAGAATATACCGGCGCTCCCCCTGACTGTCTATCGAACCCTATTCACCGAATGGCCTGATGATTTCAAGGACAAACTGTTCGAATTTCCCCCGTCGGTGATAATATTCACCAGCGAGACGACCGTGGATGGCATCCTCAAGAATCTGACGACAGAGGAATTCACTCAACTGGCCCGGCAGGCGACAATCGTTTCGATGGGGCAGGCGACCGCCGCCAGGTTACGACAAATGGGAATTAAGATAGCCCTTGAGCCCAAAGGGCAGAGTATTCAGAGCCTGATTGATGAACTCTCCCGTCATCTAAAATCAGAGCGGTAG
- a CDS encoding cytidylate kinase family protein yields the protein MPIITITRGSLSATFKLAQKLSDTIGCKVVSREDVLKYASKYGIEETGLGTVGIMEKEPPHFWDRHAPQRRYYLTIFKAALMDKIVEGCAVYHGHLGQFLLSDVPKLLRVRANASVQFRINNLMKESGMTEVQAEQHIREIDNKRVSWAKFLYGVDFNSNMNFDLILNLDRMSIDTIAGIIGCATERPEFKLDETSLKQIRDARLRAVIFAHLVRSPRTRGMDLRVECDSATGLVTVRGMAPVYGSEIWRNDIKDVVSKVEGVTKVDISA from the coding sequence ATGCCGATTATCACTATCACTCGCGGTTCGTTGAGCGCCACTTTTAAGCTTGCCCAAAAGCTGTCGGACACAATCGGGTGCAAGGTGGTTTCGCGGGAAGATGTCCTTAAGTATGCATCCAAATACGGTATCGAAGAAACCGGATTGGGGACGGTCGGAATTATGGAGAAAGAGCCGCCGCATTTCTGGGATCGTCATGCTCCGCAGCGACGTTATTACCTGACCATATTCAAAGCGGCGCTGATGGATAAAATTGTCGAAGGTTGCGCCGTGTATCACGGGCATCTCGGGCAGTTTCTATTGAGTGATGTCCCGAAACTGCTGCGTGTCCGCGCCAATGCCTCGGTGCAGTTCCGCATCAATAATCTGATGAAAGAATCGGGGATGACTGAAGTACAGGCGGAGCAGCATATCAGGGAAATCGACAATAAGAGAGTCAGCTGGGCGAAATTTCTGTACGGCGTAGATTTCAACAGCAATATGAATTTTGACCTGATTCTGAACCTGGACAGAATGAGCATCGATACGATTGCCGGCATAATAGGCTGCGCCACAGAAAGGCCGGAATTCAAACTGGACGAGACATCCTTGAAGCAGATACGCGATGCCCGTCTGCGGGCGGTGATATTTGCCCACCTGGTGCGCTCACCGCGCACACGGGGGATGGATCTCAGGGTAGAGTGCGATTCGGCGACGGGTCTGGTAACGGTGCGGGGAATGGCGCCGGTTTATGGAAGCGAAATCTGGCGCAACGATATCAAAGATGTCGTTTCTAAGGTTGAGGGAGTCACCAAAGTCGATATAAGCGCCTGA
- a CDS encoding sulfite exporter TauE/SafE family protein, producing the protein MTIFNIYLPIAGIEFNILILIAIGFCVGTLGGFFGVGGAWIVTPALNIFGFNMPFAIGTDLAHIFGKSIIATKKHSRLGNVDWRLGLFSIIGSIAGIEAGKRFVLMLERTGDVGTVVRWVYMIFLFGLGFYMVYDYINAMRIQKRLDRQEGEGRQPIEVTAPMAVRLRRISVPPMIALPASGITQISFWVVFLIFLLTGFLSGFMGVGGGFILLPALIYMVGCPTTVAVGTSLLSVCFMSGYGCFTYSLSGRTELTAAMLMLIGAAVGAQIGVMATKYIKGYGIRLLFAVMIIFAGISVALKQAQEVLDIAVMKTLAAYFVMGSAGSMTILIFVRLLLGLRKENNNH; encoded by the coding sequence ATGACCATATTCAACATATACCTGCCGATTGCCGGAATAGAATTTAATATCCTGATTCTTATCGCGATTGGTTTTTGTGTCGGAACATTGGGCGGTTTTTTTGGAGTCGGCGGAGCCTGGATTGTCACTCCGGCCCTGAATATTTTCGGATTCAACATGCCATTTGCCATAGGCACCGACCTGGCGCATATTTTTGGAAAATCGATTATCGCTACAAAAAAGCATAGTCGCCTGGGAAACGTTGACTGGCGCCTCGGTCTCTTCTCCATTATTGGTTCTATTGCCGGCATCGAAGCGGGGAAGAGGTTTGTTCTTATGCTGGAGCGGACCGGCGACGTCGGCACAGTGGTGCGCTGGGTATATATGATTTTTCTTTTTGGTCTTGGCTTCTATATGGTATATGATTACATCAACGCCATGCGAATTCAGAAGAGGCTTGACCGACAGGAAGGGGAAGGGCGTCAGCCGATTGAAGTGACGGCCCCGATGGCGGTTCGCTTAAGACGAATTTCTGTTCCCCCCATGATAGCATTGCCGGCGTCGGGGATTACTCAAATATCGTTCTGGGTAGTTTTTCTTATATTCCTGCTGACCGGTTTTCTTTCCGGATTCATGGGTGTCGGAGGGGGATTTATTCTGCTTCCGGCGTTGATTTATATGGTGGGATGTCCGACGACCGTAGCGGTAGGGACCTCGCTTCTGAGCGTCTGTTTCATGTCGGGGTATGGCTGTTTTACCTATTCTTTGTCGGGCCGAACGGAATTGACCGCGGCCATGCTTATGCTAATTGGAGCCGCGGTTGGGGCGCAGATCGGCGTAATGGCAACCAAATATATCAAAGGATACGGCATCCGGCTGCTATTTGCCGTGATGATAATTTTTGCCGGGATATCGGTTGCTCTTAAACAGGCGCAGGAAGTTCTCGATATTGCCGTTATGAAAACGCTTGCGGCATATTTTGTAATGGGTTCAGCAGGAAGTATGACTATTTTGATTTTTGTCAGACTGCTTTTAGGTCTCAGAAAGGAAAATAACAATCATTGA
- the qmoC gene encoding quinone-interacting membrane-bound oxidoreductase complex subunit QmoC, with product MTQIRSADPDINLIKEVKKAGGETLKKCYQCATCTVVCKLSPSENPFPRKEMIMAQWGQVERLSRDPDLWLCYQCNDCSTYCPRGARPGDVLAAIRAYIYKYYSFPSFMGKALANPRALPLLLLVPMIAIFAMMYSFTGGNFAFMETEIVYSKFLPHGWLEMMFISGNILIFLFAFMGLWKFWKGIQPSQPGSSSIGFIPAVLITIKDIISHMRFSRCEANNARFLAHALVFFGFIGAMITAGLAVMALVLIDLDPPIPLTHPIKWLGNISGFAGFVGLTMLVFRRITGKDQVGANGYPDWLFLVMLYLVFITGLLTQFLRLADTAYIAYSIYYIHLVIVFFLLWYAPYSKFAHMFYRSLALTHARMIKREPRS from the coding sequence ATGACTCAGATTCGGTCGGCTGACCCAGATATTAATCTAATCAAAGAAGTAAAGAAAGCCGGGGGCGAGACCCTCAAGAAGTGCTACCAGTGCGCCACCTGCACAGTGGTATGCAAGTTATCCCCGTCGGAAAATCCGTTCCCCCGCAAAGAGATGATTATGGCGCAGTGGGGACAGGTGGAGCGACTTTCGCGCGACCCGGACCTCTGGCTCTGTTATCAGTGCAATGATTGCTCAACTTACTGCCCGCGCGGGGCAAGGCCCGGAGATGTTCTGGCGGCGATTCGGGCATATATCTACAAGTACTATTCCTTTCCTTCCTTTATGGGGAAAGCCCTGGCGAATCCCCGGGCGCTTCCGTTGCTGCTGCTGGTTCCGATGATTGCCATATTTGCCATGATGTACAGTTTCACCGGCGGCAATTTTGCATTCATGGAAACGGAAATTGTCTATTCGAAATTTTTGCCGCACGGCTGGCTTGAGATGATGTTTATCTCCGGCAATATTCTGATTTTCCTTTTTGCCTTTATGGGATTATGGAAATTCTGGAAGGGGATTCAGCCATCCCAGCCGGGAAGTTCCTCAATCGGTTTCATACCGGCGGTGCTAATCACCATTAAAGATATCATTTCACATATGCGCTTCAGCCGGTGCGAGGCAAACAATGCCCGCTTTCTGGCGCATGCTCTGGTTTTCTTTGGATTTATCGGCGCCATGATAACCGCCGGTCTGGCGGTGATGGCGCTGGTTCTGATAGACCTTGACCCGCCGATACCGTTAACGCACCCGATAAAATGGCTGGGGAATATCAGCGGATTTGCCGGTTTTGTGGGGCTGACCATGCTTGTGTTTCGGAGAATAACCGGAAAAGACCAAGTCGGCGCCAACGGTTATCCCGACTGGTTATTCCTGGTGATGCTTTATCTGGTTTTCATTACGGGGCTTCTGACGCAGTTCTTGAGATTGGCAGATACGGCATATATTGCTTATTCCATTTATTATATCCACCTGGTGATAGTATTCTTCCTGCTGTGGTATGCGCCGTATTCGAAATTCGCCCATATGTTTTATCGCTCACTGGCGCTGACGCATGCCCGAATGATAAAACGCGAGCCCCGCAGTTAA
- the sat gene encoding sulfate adenylyltransferase, whose product MAKSKLISPHGSDTLKILLLEGKAREEELKRAEKLPKVVMSSRETGDLIMLGIGGFTPLEGFMGQADWKGVCQDMKMSNGLFWPIPITLSHDSKINPGTEICLVSGETNEIMGTMKVTESYKIDKEFECKHVFMTNDPEHPGVKMVMEQKEWNLAGPVKVLSESYFPTEFKGIYQRPAESRKIFEEKGWKTIAALQLRNPMHRSHEYLAKIAIEVSDGIYIHQLVGNLKPGDIPADVRVKCIDTLVELYFVKDRVVCGGYPLDMRYAGPREGLLHAVFRQNFGCTHMIIGRDHAGVGNYYGPFDAQDIFFKLWDGALECKMLPIDWTFWCFKCGGMASMKTCPHGKEDRLFLSGTALRKGLSEGGDIPAEFSRKEVLDILREYYASLTEKVEIKMHGHATGDAEIKKK is encoded by the coding sequence ATGGCAAAATCAAAACTGATTTCCCCTCACGGAAGTGACACGCTCAAGATTCTTCTTCTCGAAGGTAAGGCGCGCGAGGAAGAACTCAAGAGAGCCGAAAAACTTCCCAAGGTGGTTATGAGCTCGCGCGAAACCGGCGACCTCATCATGCTCGGCATTGGCGGTTTCACTCCGCTCGAGGGATTTATGGGTCAGGCTGACTGGAAAGGGGTCTGCCAGGATATGAAAATGTCCAACGGACTCTTTTGGCCCATTCCTATCACCCTCTCTCATGACAGCAAAATAAATCCCGGAACCGAAATCTGCCTCGTTTCCGGCGAGACCAACGAAATCATGGGGACGATGAAGGTCACTGAGTCGTACAAAATCGACAAGGAATTCGAGTGCAAGCATGTCTTCATGACCAACGACCCGGAGCATCCGGGAGTCAAAATGGTAATGGAGCAGAAGGAATGGAACCTTGCCGGTCCCGTCAAGGTGCTTTCTGAGAGCTACTTCCCTACCGAGTTCAAAGGCATCTACCAGCGTCCCGCCGAAAGCCGCAAGATATTCGAGGAAAAAGGCTGGAAAACGATTGCGGCTCTGCAGCTGCGCAATCCGATGCATCGCTCCCACGAATATCTGGCTAAAATCGCCATTGAGGTCAGCGACGGTATCTATATTCATCAGCTGGTCGGCAACCTGAAACCGGGCGACATTCCCGCCGATGTTCGGGTGAAATGCATCGACACTCTGGTGGAGCTTTACTTTGTTAAGGACCGCGTTGTTTGCGGCGGCTATCCTCTCGATATGCGCTACGCCGGTCCCCGCGAAGGTCTGCTGCACGCCGTTTTCCGTCAGAATTTCGGCTGCACTCATATGATCATAGGTCGCGACCATGCCGGAGTCGGCAATTATTATGGTCCCTTCGACGCCCAGGATATCTTCTTTAAGCTCTGGGATGGCGCTCTGGAATGCAAAATGCTTCCTATCGACTGGACCTTCTGGTGCTTTAAGTGCGGCGGTATGGCTTCCATGAAAACCTGCCCGCACGGCAAGGAAGACCGTCTCTTCCTCAGCGGCACGGCTCTGCGCAAAGGTCTGTCGGAGGGAGGCGATATTCCGGCCGAATTCAGTCGCAAGGAAGTTCTGGACATCCTTCGGGAGTACTATGCCAGCCTGACCGAGAAGGTAGAAATCAAAATGCACGGTCATGCTACCGGCGACGCTGAGATAAAAAAGAAATAA
- the aprB gene encoding adenylyl-sulfate reductase subunit beta, translated as MPSYVNPEKCDGCKALDKTACQYVCPNDLMVLDKGKMKAFNQEPEMCWECYSCVKICPVQAVEVRGYADFVPMGANVTPMRSSDSIMWTVKFRNGMMKRFKFPIRTTPEGQAKPNGGYATAHNDLNSQTLAQEPEALRMNEVYTIK; from the coding sequence ATGCCAAGCTATGTAAACCCAGAAAAATGTGATGGGTGCAAAGCGCTGGACAAAACCGCTTGCCAGTATGTCTGTCCGAATGACCTGATGGTTCTTGATAAGGGCAAAATGAAAGCCTTCAATCAGGAGCCGGAGATGTGCTGGGAGTGCTACAGTTGCGTAAAAATCTGCCCGGTTCAGGCAGTGGAAGTGCGCGGCTATGCCGATTTTGTCCCGATGGGCGCTAATGTAACCCCGATGAGGAGCTCTGACTCCATTATGTGGACCGTCAAGTTCCGCAACGGAATGATGAAACGCTTCAAATTCCCCATTCGCACCACTCCCGAAGGACAGGCCAAGCCGAATGGCGGATACGCTACCGCTCATAACGACCTGAACAGCCAGACCCTGGCGCAGGAACCGGAAGCGTTGAGAATGAACGAAGTTTATACCATCAAGTAA